From the genome of Desulfovibrio sp. JC010, one region includes:
- a CDS encoding phenylacetate--CoA ligase family protein, with product MYFHEAETLERGKLEELQVERLKKTIELAANSPYYSEVFKNNSIDPAIIKTADDITKLPFTTKDDLRSQYPYGLLTQALDNFVRLHASSGTTGTPTAVLYTQNDLDEWASLMARSMYAVGLRKSDVLQNMSGYGLFTGGLGIHYGSERLGCLTVPAGAGNTKRQIKLIRDFNVTALHIIPSFALYFAQKVRDEGYDPEEMPWKVALIGAEPHTEHTRRKIEELMCIKAYNSYGLSEMNGPGVAFECTEQDGMHVWEDAYIAEIIDPETGKHVAEGEVGELVMTTLTREGMPIIRYRTRDLTRFIPGQCKCGRTSRRIDRIMGRADDMLILKGVNIYPMQIEKIIMGIPEVGQNYLIELFKEGLMDQIRVKVEIKEEHFIEDMRALQGIQKKIAGMLRDEILITPRVELVQHNSIPKAEGKAVRVVDLRDEE from the coding sequence ATGTATTTTCATGAAGCCGAAACCCTTGAAAGAGGAAAACTGGAAGAACTCCAGGTTGAAAGACTGAAAAAAACAATCGAGCTGGCTGCAAATTCTCCGTATTACAGTGAAGTTTTCAAGAACAACAGCATCGATCCTGCTATCATCAAAACCGCTGATGATATAACTAAACTTCCGTTCACCACCAAAGACGACCTACGCTCTCAGTATCCTTACGGACTATTGACCCAGGCGCTGGATAATTTCGTGCGTCTGCACGCATCATCCGGTACTACCGGAACACCGACTGCCGTTCTCTACACCCAGAATGACCTTGATGAATGGGCTTCCCTGATGGCCCGCTCCATGTACGCTGTGGGGCTGCGCAAAAGCGACGTACTTCAGAATATGTCCGGCTACGGTCTCTTCACCGGAGGACTCGGTATCCATTACGGTTCCGAGCGTCTCGGCTGCCTGACTGTTCCCGCAGGTGCCGGAAACACCAAACGCCAGATCAAACTGATCCGCGATTTCAACGTAACCGCCCTGCACATCATCCCGTCCTTCGCACTCTACTTTGCGCAAAAAGTCCGCGATGAAGGTTATGATCCGGAAGAAATGCCCTGGAAAGTCGCGCTCATCGGCGCGGAACCGCACACCGAGCATACCCGCCGCAAGATCGAAGAACTCATGTGTATCAAAGCCTACAACTCCTACGGCCTGTCTGAAATGAACGGTCCGGGTGTTGCTTTTGAATGTACCGAGCAGGACGGCATGCACGTCTGGGAAGATGCTTACATCGCTGAAATTATCGACCCGGAAACCGGAAAACATGTTGCAGAGGGCGAAGTGGGCGAACTGGTCATGACCACCCTGACCCGCGAAGGTATGCCCATCATCCGTTACCGCACCCGCGACCTTACCCGTTTCATCCCCGGTCAGTGTAAATGCGGACGGACCTCCCGCCGCATCGACCGTATCATGGGCCGCGCCGATGATATGCTCATCCTCAAAGGCGTGAACATCTACCCCATGCAGATTGAAAAAATAATCATGGGCATCCCCGAAGTTGGTCAGAACTACCTCATCGAACTGTTTAAAGAAGGTCTCATGGACCAGATCAGGGTCAAGGTAGAGATTAAAGAAGAACATTTCATTGAAGATATGCGCGCGCTTCAAGGCATTCAGAAAAAGATTGCCGGAATGCTGCGTGATGAAATCCTGATCACCCCGCGTGTCGAACTGGTACAGCACAACTCCATCCCCAAGGCGGAAGGCAAGGCTGTGCGCGTTGTTGATCTCAGGGATGAGGAATAA
- the dnaB gene encoding replicative DNA helicase encodes MQKQKQKRKSGSDYNSGGASNDASSDLLRKVPPHNLEAEQAVLGGVFLSNTIFNDLVDIVKSDDFYSPAHQEIFRAFETLYTRNAPIDLITVSEYLTAAEKIDSVGGPVYLAELANSVVSAANALHHAEIVAEKGIQRSLIDAAANIINESFDTQNVKELLDHSEQSIFDITDSKKNTTLKGSKAIITEVFQDLEQRVNQTSLITGIPTTYHKFDEMTAGLQNSDLIIIAGRPSMGKTAFALNVAMRAALHSGVTTAVFSLEMAMGQLMTRMLACHGKVDLSRLRTGQLDDEDWAKLYDAADDLTQSPIFIDDTPAISTMELRARCRRLKSQHNLGLVMVDYLQLMRSSARVDSREQEISDISRTLKALAKELNIPVIALSQLNRKVEERTDKRPMMSDLRESGAIEQDADIILFLYREDFYNKKEDKPLTGKAEVIIGKQRNGPTGICELAFFGPYTAFENLAAEPYPSEYDDE; translated from the coding sequence ATGCAGAAGCAGAAGCAGAAGCGTAAATCAGGCTCAGACTACAATTCGGGCGGAGCGTCTAACGACGCTTCGTCCGATCTTTTGCGTAAAGTCCCGCCGCACAACCTTGAAGCCGAACAGGCCGTGCTTGGTGGAGTTTTCTTAAGCAACACCATCTTCAACGACCTCGTTGATATCGTCAAATCCGACGACTTCTACTCCCCTGCACATCAGGAAATTTTCCGGGCTTTTGAGACCCTTTATACGCGTAACGCCCCCATTGATCTGATCACGGTGAGCGAATACCTCACTGCTGCAGAAAAAATTGATTCCGTTGGCGGTCCCGTATATCTGGCTGAACTGGCAAACTCCGTTGTCAGTGCTGCAAACGCCCTGCACCATGCTGAAATCGTGGCTGAAAAAGGTATCCAGCGCAGTCTGATTGATGCTGCTGCAAATATCATCAATGAAAGCTTCGATACCCAAAACGTAAAGGAACTGCTGGACCACTCCGAACAGTCCATCTTCGACATTACCGATTCCAAGAAGAATACCACCCTCAAGGGCAGTAAAGCGATCATTACCGAGGTATTTCAAGACCTTGAACAAAGAGTCAACCAGACTTCACTGATTACCGGAATCCCGACCACCTATCATAAATTTGATGAGATGACCGCAGGTCTGCAAAACTCCGACCTGATCATCATCGCCGGACGTCCTTCCATGGGTAAGACTGCGTTTGCGTTGAACGTTGCCATGCGCGCGGCACTGCATTCCGGGGTAACCACTGCGGTATTCTCCCTTGAAATGGCAATGGGGCAGCTCATGACCCGTATGCTTGCCTGTCACGGAAAAGTAGATCTGTCCCGCCTCAGAACCGGACAGCTTGATGACGAAGACTGGGCCAAGCTTTATGATGCCGCAGATGACTTGACACAATCACCCATTTTTATTGATGATACTCCTGCGATTTCCACCATGGAACTGCGGGCAAGATGCAGACGATTAAAATCCCAGCACAATCTCGGGCTGGTTATGGTCGACTACCTGCAGCTGATGCGTTCCAGTGCCCGCGTGGATTCCCGTGAACAGGAAATTTCCGACATTTCGCGAACCCTCAAAGCTCTGGCTAAAGAGCTTAATATACCTGTAATCGCCCTGTCGCAGCTTAACCGTAAGGTTGAAGAGCGAACCGACAAACGCCCCATGATGTCCGACCTGCGTGAATCCGGTGCTATTGAGCAGGATGCAGATATTATCCTCTTCCTTTACCGTGAAGATTTTTACAACAAGAAAGAGGACAAACCGCTTACAGGAAAAGCGGAAGTCATCATCGGTAAACAGCGTAACGGTCCTACAGGTATTTGCGAATTGGCCTTCTTCGGCCCGTATACCGCCTTTGAAAACCTAGCTGCCGAGCCATATCCGTCTGAATACGACGATGAATAA
- the rpsR gene encoding 30S ribosomal protein S18: protein MAFKRKFTPKRKFCRFCADKNLPLDYKRPDILKDFVTERGKIIARRITGTCAKHQRRLTTEIKRSRQMALMHYTTVHSTDVKKKSI, encoded by the coding sequence ATGGCGTTCAAAAGAAAATTCACACCCAAAAGAAAGTTCTGCCGCTTCTGTGCGGATAAGAACCTTCCCCTCGATTATAAACGTCCTGACATTCTCAAGGACTTCGTAACCGAGCGCGGCAAAATTATTGCCCGCAGAATTACCGGTACCTGCGCCAAGCATCAGCGTCGTCTGACCACTGAAATCAAACGTTCCAGACAGATGGCTCTCATGCATTACACCACTGTGCACAGCACTGATGTAAAGAAAAAGAGCATCTAG
- the rplI gene encoding 50S ribosomal protein L9: MKLILRADVDSLGSLGDIVSVKAGYGRNYLIPQGLAMPASEANLKQFELEKRKLQEMADNLRTQAEGLRDKLAEVEVNIEVRVGEGDKLYGSVTAVNIAEALAEMDFEIDRRKILLSEPIRSLGEYAIEIKLHPEVRGEVKLVVAKVGGPVEEEPAEEVEAPAETEAPVAEADAEAEAEA; this comes from the coding sequence ATGAAACTTATTTTACGTGCCGATGTAGACTCCCTTGGTAGCCTTGGTGACATCGTATCCGTTAAAGCCGGTTATGGCCGCAACTACCTGATTCCTCAGGGACTGGCTATGCCCGCTTCCGAAGCCAACCTCAAGCAGTTTGAACTTGAGAAAAGAAAGCTTCAGGAAATGGCTGACAACCTGCGCACCCAGGCCGAAGGTCTCAGAGACAAACTGGCTGAAGTCGAAGTTAACATTGAAGTACGCGTTGGTGAAGGCGACAAACTGTACGGTTCCGTAACCGCAGTTAACATCGCTGAAGCTCTCGCTGAAATGGATTTCGAAATCGACCGCAGAAAAATTCTGCTGTCCGAGCCGATTCGCTCTCTGGGCGAATACGCAATCGAAATCAAACTCCACCCCGAAGTTCGCGGTGAAGTGAAACTGGTTGTAGCCAAAGTTGGCGGACCGGTTGAAGAAGAGCCCGCAGAAGAGGTTGAAGCTCCCGCTGAAACCGAAGCACCCGTAGCTGAAGCAGATGCAGAAGCAGAAGCAGAAGCGTAA